A region from the Streptosporangium sp. NBC_01756 genome encodes:
- a CDS encoding Dabb family protein has product MFRHVVLFTWAEGATAEQKATVATELRKLPEVITEIRAYVVGADAGVNPGNHDFAVVADFDSVDDYVVYRDHPTHQAVIAEHIKPILASRAAVQYVC; this is encoded by the coding sequence ATGTTCCGGCATGTCGTGCTTTTCACCTGGGCCGAAGGGGCCACCGCCGAACAGAAAGCCACGGTCGCGACCGAGCTCCGCAAGCTGCCTGAGGTCATCACCGAAATCCGCGCCTACGTCGTCGGGGCCGACGCGGGAGTGAATCCCGGAAACCACGACTTCGCGGTCGTCGCCGATTTCGACAGCGTCGACGACTATGTGGTCTACCGCGACCACCCGACCCACCAGGCTGTGATCGCCGAACACATCAAGCCGATCCTGGCCTCACGCGCGGCCGTGCAGTACGTCTGCTAG
- a CDS encoding ABC transporter ATP-binding protein has protein sequence MSSSDGAGSVVDAPPAVAPSVALREAFRRFWPFTHGIRRLFAAGVVLAIVAALCEVAAIGLFGLITDEVLSRGNLGAFWGPASAWLGLAVVAGLASFTGSYATALGGERFLLRLRDRVFSHIQTLTPDFFDKRRLGDLMARLTNDVEAIEELVGSGLVRLFTTAASVVFFAGAAFYIRWDLALITFAMVPAFLIVSKVFASRFRDAAARERLSNGTMSSVIEESLANQSLVQAYNRQEAEARRLHGEGRTWLRANLRQAGLSGLYGPVVQVIETVCMLVIIGFGAWEIAAGRLTIGGLLAFAAYLAYLYPAVQSLGQLALTVSEAAAGSDRVIEILRTRPTLTDRDAATPLAGRIRGQIDFEDVGFTYPDRTDPTLRNLSFSAGPGELIVCTGPSGAGKSTLTKLLLRFYDPTAGRILLDGADIRDLERRSLRDNITILQQENLLFSGTVCDNIAYGRPDAAMDDIVRAAVMADVHDFIGTLPQGYDTPLGQRGRLVSGGQRQRIAIARAILRDAPVLVLDEPMTGLDSPTAARIMEPLGRLMSGRTTILITHDLRLIPETARIVVLEPVRNPIRTRIRLSERRGTTARPV, from the coding sequence TTGTCCTCGTCCGACGGAGCCGGATCGGTGGTGGACGCCCCGCCCGCTGTCGCGCCGTCGGTCGCCCTCCGGGAGGCCTTCCGGAGGTTCTGGCCCTTCACCCACGGCATCCGCAGGCTGTTCGCGGCCGGCGTCGTGCTGGCGATCGTGGCGGCCCTCTGCGAGGTCGCCGCGATCGGGCTGTTCGGGCTCATCACGGACGAGGTCCTCAGCCGCGGGAACCTCGGGGCGTTCTGGGGGCCCGCGTCCGCGTGGCTCGGTCTGGCGGTCGTCGCGGGCCTGGCCTCCTTCACCGGTTCCTACGCCACGGCCCTGGGCGGCGAACGCTTCCTGCTACGGCTGCGGGACAGAGTGTTCTCCCACATCCAGACGCTCACCCCGGACTTCTTCGACAAGCGCCGACTGGGTGACCTGATGGCCAGGCTCACCAACGACGTCGAAGCCATCGAGGAACTGGTCGGCTCCGGTCTGGTGCGGCTCTTCACGACGGCGGCCAGCGTGGTCTTCTTCGCCGGAGCGGCCTTCTACATCCGGTGGGACCTGGCACTGATCACTTTTGCGATGGTCCCGGCCTTCCTGATCGTCTCCAAGGTGTTCGCGTCGAGGTTCAGAGACGCCGCCGCGCGCGAGCGGCTCAGCAACGGCACCATGAGCAGCGTCATCGAGGAGAGCCTGGCCAACCAGTCCCTCGTGCAGGCCTACAACCGTCAGGAGGCCGAGGCCCGGCGCCTGCACGGTGAGGGCCGCACCTGGCTACGGGCCAATCTCCGCCAGGCCGGGCTGTCCGGCCTGTACGGACCGGTCGTCCAGGTCATCGAGACCGTCTGCATGCTCGTCATCATCGGGTTCGGCGCATGGGAGATCGCGGCCGGACGCCTCACCATCGGCGGGCTGCTCGCCTTCGCCGCCTATCTCGCCTATCTCTATCCGGCGGTGCAGAGCCTCGGGCAGCTCGCGCTCACCGTCTCCGAGGCGGCGGCCGGCTCCGACCGTGTCATCGAGATCCTGCGGACCCGGCCCACTCTCACCGACCGCGACGCGGCGACTCCCCTGGCCGGGCGGATCCGCGGTCAGATCGACTTCGAGGACGTCGGCTTCACCTATCCGGACAGGACCGACCCCACGTTGCGCAACCTGTCCTTCAGCGCCGGCCCGGGCGAGCTGATCGTGTGCACCGGACCCAGCGGTGCGGGCAAGTCCACCCTCACCAAGCTCCTGCTGCGGTTCTACGACCCCACCGCCGGGCGCATCCTGCTCGACGGAGCCGACATCCGCGACCTGGAACGCCGGTCGCTCCGCGACAACATCACCATCCTCCAGCAGGAGAACCTGCTCTTCTCCGGGACCGTGTGCGACAACATCGCCTACGGCCGTCCGGACGCCGCCATGGACGACATCGTCCGGGCCGCCGTCATGGCGGACGTGCACGACTTCATCGGGACGCTTCCCCAGGGATACGACACGCCTCTCGGGCAACGCGGCCGGCTCGTGTCCGGAGGACAGCGCCAGCGGATCGCCATCGCCCGGGCGATTCTGCGCGACGCCCCGGTCCTCGTCCTCGACGAGCCGATGACCGGACTGGACTCGCCCACCGCGGCCCGGATCATGGAACCTCTCGGGCGGCTCATGTCCGGCCGTACGACCATCCTGATCACCCATGATCTCCGCCTCATCCCCGAGACGGCCCGCATCGTCGTCCTCGAACCCGTCCGGAACCCCATCCGGACGAGGATCAGGCTCTCCGAACGCCGTGGCACGACAGCGCGCCCGGTCTGA
- a CDS encoding dihydrolipoamide acetyltransferase family protein, which produces MKEFKLPDVGEGLTEAEIVRWHVKAGDPVKVNQIIVEIETAKAVVELPCPFDGVVAALMADEGETVDVGRPIISVDDGSAPVPAAAPVPERVEALADDMVPAVPKEERQPVLVGYGVKMGTAKRRARKATSTPPVTRPPVREDTAPVREDTAPVREDTALAGSPGLVGEAVPASPSWREPDTASRPGRGAALAKPPVRKLARDLGVDLTELTGSGPQGSITRDDVHSAVGAASPAVSRAVPAGEERIPVKGVRKATAQAMVASAFTAPHVTEFLQVDVTATMDAVVRLRLLPDFAEVKVSPLLLVAKAVLVAARRHPMINSMWDESAQEIVVKHYVNLGIAAATPRGLLVPNVKDAHALSLPDLARALGALAETARAGRTQPAEMAGGTITITNVGVFGVDAGTPILNQGESAILAFGQIRDLPWVVDGQIVPRKVCTLALSFDHRVVDGELGSLFLRDVGAMLEDPLRMLAWN; this is translated from the coding sequence ATGAAGGAGTTCAAGCTCCCCGATGTGGGTGAGGGCCTGACCGAGGCCGAGATCGTCCGCTGGCACGTGAAGGCCGGTGACCCGGTCAAGGTCAACCAGATCATCGTGGAGATCGAGACGGCCAAGGCCGTCGTCGAGCTGCCCTGCCCGTTCGACGGCGTGGTGGCGGCCCTGATGGCCGATGAGGGGGAGACCGTCGACGTCGGCAGGCCGATCATCTCCGTCGACGACGGCAGCGCTCCGGTCCCCGCCGCCGCGCCCGTTCCCGAGCGCGTGGAGGCGCTGGCCGACGACATGGTCCCCGCGGTCCCCAAGGAGGAGCGCCAGCCGGTCCTGGTGGGCTACGGCGTGAAGATGGGCACCGCCAAACGCCGGGCCCGCAAGGCGACGTCCACCCCGCCCGTCACCCGGCCGCCCGTCCGGGAGGACACGGCGCCCGTCCGGGAGGACACGGCGCCCGTCCGGGAGGACACGGCGCTCGCCGGTTCCCCCGGCCTCGTCGGGGAGGCCGTTCCAGCGTCCCCGTCGTGGCGCGAGCCGGACACCGCCTCGCGCCCGGGGCGGGGCGCGGCGCTGGCCAAGCCCCCCGTGCGGAAACTGGCCAGAGACCTCGGGGTGGACCTGACGGAGCTCACCGGAAGCGGCCCGCAGGGCTCGATCACCCGGGACGACGTCCACTCGGCGGTCGGAGCGGCCTCCCCGGCCGTGTCGCGGGCCGTACCGGCGGGTGAGGAGCGGATCCCGGTCAAGGGCGTGCGGAAGGCGACCGCGCAGGCGATGGTGGCCTCCGCGTTCACCGCGCCGCACGTCACCGAGTTCCTCCAGGTGGACGTGACCGCGACCATGGACGCGGTCGTCCGGCTACGGCTGCTCCCCGACTTCGCCGAGGTCAAGGTGTCGCCGCTGCTCCTGGTGGCGAAGGCGGTGCTCGTCGCGGCCCGGCGCCATCCGATGATCAACTCGATGTGGGACGAGTCCGCGCAGGAGATCGTGGTCAAGCACTACGTGAACCTGGGCATCGCGGCGGCGACCCCGCGCGGCCTGCTCGTCCCCAACGTCAAGGACGCCCACGCCCTCTCCCTCCCGGACCTGGCCAGGGCCCTCGGCGCCCTCGCTGAGACCGCCAGAGCCGGCCGTACCCAGCCCGCCGAGATGGCCGGGGGCACGATCACGATCACGAATGTGGGCGTGTTCGGGGTGGACGCGGGCACGCCGATCCTCAACCAGGGTGAATCGGCGATCCTGGCCTTCGGCCAGATCAGGGACCTGCCATGGGTGGTGGACGGGCAGATCGTGCCCCGTAAGGTGTGCACGCTGGCGCTCTCCTTCGATCACCGGGTCGTGGACGGGGAGCTCGGCTCGCTCTTCCTGCGCGACGTCGGCGCCATGCTGGAAGACCCGCTGCGCATGCTCGCCTGGAACTGA
- a CDS encoding alpha-ketoacid dehydrogenase subunit beta, whose protein sequence is MTTLTLAKALNEGMRKAMEDDPKVLIMGEDVGKLGGVFRVTDGLQKDFGEQRVIDTPLAESGIIGTAIGLALRGYRPVCEIQFDGFVFPAADQIITQLAKMPLRSLGKLKLPVVVRIPCGGGIGAVEHHSESPEAYFTHTAGLRVVACSNPADAYTMIQQAIRCDDPVVFFEPKRRYWEKIEVDTSADPAGWTPFDQARIVRPGTDLTLIAYGPMVKTCLEAAAAAEEDGRSLEVLDLRSLNPLDVARVTESVRRTGRCVVVHEAPVYNGFGAEVAARVTEKCFYNLEAPVLRVGGPSTPYPPSRLEDHYLPDLDRVLDAVDRAFAF, encoded by the coding sequence ATGACGACTCTCACACTGGCGAAGGCGCTCAACGAGGGCATGCGCAAGGCCATGGAGGACGACCCCAAGGTCCTCATCATGGGCGAGGACGTGGGCAAGCTCGGTGGCGTGTTCCGCGTCACCGACGGACTGCAGAAGGACTTCGGCGAGCAGCGGGTCATCGACACCCCGCTGGCCGAGTCGGGCATCATCGGAACGGCGATCGGTCTCGCACTCCGGGGATACCGCCCGGTCTGTGAGATCCAGTTCGACGGGTTCGTCTTCCCCGCCGCCGACCAGATCATCACCCAGCTGGCCAAGATGCCGCTGCGGTCGCTGGGAAAGCTGAAGCTGCCGGTCGTGGTGCGGATCCCGTGCGGCGGCGGCATCGGCGCCGTGGAGCACCACAGCGAGTCGCCCGAGGCGTACTTCACCCACACCGCCGGCCTCCGGGTCGTGGCGTGCTCCAACCCCGCCGACGCCTACACGATGATCCAGCAGGCGATCCGCTGTGACGACCCCGTTGTCTTCTTCGAGCCCAAGCGCCGCTACTGGGAGAAGATCGAGGTGGACACCTCCGCCGATCCCGCCGGCTGGACGCCCTTCGACCAGGCCCGGATCGTACGGCCCGGCACGGACCTCACCCTGATCGCCTACGGGCCGATGGTGAAGACCTGCCTGGAGGCCGCGGCGGCGGCCGAGGAGGACGGCCGGTCCCTGGAGGTCCTGGACCTGCGCTCGCTCAACCCGCTGGACGTCGCCCGGGTCACCGAGTCGGTCCGCAGGACCGGGCGCTGCGTCGTGGTGCACGAGGCGCCGGTCTACAACGGCTTCGGTGCCGAGGTGGCCGCCCGGGTCACCGAGAAGTGCTTCTACAACCTGGAGGCGCCGGTGTTGCGCGTCGGCGGGCCGTCCACGCCCTACCCGCCCTCCAGACTGGAGGATCACTACCTGCCCGACCTGGACCGGGTCCTCGACGCCGTCGACCGCGCGTTCGCGTTCTGA
- the pdhA gene encoding pyruvate dehydrogenase (acetyl-transferring) E1 component subunit alpha, with product MTAEAPRGAEAPPELVQLLTPEGERVEHPDYDIDLTHEEIRGLYRDLVLVRRVDLEAVALQRQGELGIWASLLGQEAAQIGSGRALTEADMAFPTYREHGVAWCRGVDPVNLLGLFRGVNHGGWDPAEHNFHLYTIVIGSQTLHAVGYAMGIQRDSAEAATIVYFGDGATSQGDVNESFIWASVFNAPVVFFCQNNQWAISEPLEKQSRIPLYRRASGFGFPGVRVDGNDVFACLAVTRKALADARSGQGPMLIEAFTYRMGAHTTSDDPTRYRVAGELEAWKLKDPIERVRAYMFKNQIADQDFFDAIDAEADELGRDVRKRCLALPDPEPLAIFDHVYAEPHGLMDSERAEFATYLEGFEG from the coding sequence GTGACAGCCGAGGCCCCTCGTGGTGCGGAAGCACCTCCGGAGCTCGTCCAGTTGCTGACCCCCGAAGGGGAACGGGTCGAGCATCCCGACTACGACATCGATCTGACGCACGAAGAGATCCGCGGGCTCTACCGGGACCTCGTGCTGGTCCGCCGCGTCGACCTGGAGGCCGTGGCCCTGCAACGCCAGGGCGAGCTGGGCATCTGGGCCTCCCTGCTCGGCCAGGAGGCCGCCCAGATCGGCTCGGGCCGGGCACTGACCGAGGCCGACATGGCCTTCCCGACCTACCGCGAGCACGGTGTGGCCTGGTGCCGGGGCGTGGACCCGGTGAACCTGCTCGGCCTGTTCCGCGGCGTCAACCACGGAGGCTGGGACCCGGCCGAGCACAACTTCCACCTGTACACGATCGTGATCGGCAGCCAGACCCTGCACGCGGTCGGCTACGCCATGGGCATCCAGCGCGACAGCGCCGAGGCCGCCACCATCGTCTACTTCGGCGACGGCGCCACCTCCCAGGGAGACGTGAACGAGTCGTTCATCTGGGCGTCGGTGTTCAACGCGCCCGTGGTGTTCTTCTGCCAGAACAACCAGTGGGCCATCTCCGAGCCGCTGGAGAAGCAGTCCCGCATCCCGCTGTACCGCCGGGCGAGCGGCTTCGGCTTCCCGGGCGTCCGGGTCGACGGCAACGACGTCTTCGCCTGCCTCGCGGTCACTCGCAAGGCGCTGGCCGACGCCAGGTCCGGGCAGGGCCCGATGCTGATCGAGGCCTTCACCTACCGGATGGGCGCGCACACGACCTCCGACGACCCGACCCGCTACCGGGTGGCGGGTGAGCTGGAGGCGTGGAAGCTCAAGGACCCGATCGAGCGGGTCCGCGCCTACATGTTCAAGAACCAGATCGCTGACCAGGATTTCTTCGACGCGATCGACGCCGAGGCCGACGAACTCGGCAGAGACGTGCGCAAGCGCTGTCTCGCACTGCCCGACCCCGAGCCGCTGGCCATCTTCGATCACGTCTACGCGGAACCGCACGGGCTGATGGACTCAGAGCGCGCCGAGTTCGCCACCTACCTGGAGGGTTTCGAGGGATGA
- the purS gene encoding phosphoribosylformylglycinamidine synthase subunit PurS, which produces MARVIVDVMLKPEILDAQGQAIARALPRLGFSGVSAVRQGKRFEVEIEGPADETALSDVRKMAETLLANTVIEDYTVTVES; this is translated from the coding sequence GTGGCGCGCGTCATCGTCGACGTCATGCTGAAGCCCGAGATTCTCGACGCGCAGGGCCAGGCGATCGCCCGGGCGCTCCCTCGGCTCGGCTTCTCCGGTGTCTCAGCGGTACGGCAGGGCAAGCGGTTCGAGGTGGAGATCGAAGGCCCCGCCGACGAGACCGCCCTTTCGGATGTCCGGAAGATGGCCGAAACCCTGCTGGCCAACACCGTGATCGAGGACTACACGGTGACTGTGGAGTCGTAG
- a CDS encoding ATP-binding protein, producing MDIEFALALPREAIGIPMVRRALGDSLRSLGVTEDCVSDILLAVTEACANAVRHGGPANRYGVEAAIGHGRCDVRIIDHGHGLLRVPEQYPPADNENGRGILIMQAVVDEISFDIAPGRGTTVHLRKHLDWDDDAAFLRHPVLAAV from the coding sequence GTGGATATCGAGTTCGCGTTGGCTCTGCCGAGGGAGGCCATCGGCATTCCGATGGTCCGCAGAGCGTTGGGCGACTCTTTACGGTCGCTCGGCGTCACCGAGGACTGCGTGTCCGACATCCTGCTCGCGGTCACCGAGGCATGCGCCAACGCGGTGCGCCACGGCGGCCCGGCCAACCGCTACGGGGTCGAGGCCGCGATCGGCCACGGCCGCTGCGACGTCCGCATCATCGACCACGGCCACGGCCTTCTGAGAGTGCCCGAGCAGTACCCCCCGGCGGACAACGAGAACGGCCGGGGCATCCTCATCATGCAGGCCGTGGTGGACGAGATCAGCTTCGACATCGCACCCGGCCGGGGCACCACCGTGCATCTGCGCAAGCACCTCGACTGGGACGACGACGCCGCCTTCCTCCGCCACCCGGTGCTCGCCGCCGTGTGA
- the purQ gene encoding phosphoribosylformylglycinamidine synthase subunit PurQ, with protein MSAARVGVVTFPGTLDDQDAARAVRHAGGEAVPLWHADPDLKGVDAVFLPGGFSYGDYLRCGAISRFAPLMEELIPAARAGLPVLGTCNGFQILCEAHLLPGALMRNAGLHYVCRDQGIRVENTATPWTSDFTEGQEIVLPVKHGEGRYVADEATLGALEAGGQVVFRYTGGNPNGSLNDIAGIRNEAGNIVGLMPHPEHAVEDLTGAPSTDGRGFFSSILKKLVNL; from the coding sequence ATGAGTGCTGCCCGCGTGGGCGTCGTCACTTTTCCCGGAACTCTTGACGATCAGGACGCGGCCCGCGCCGTGCGGCACGCGGGCGGCGAAGCCGTCCCGCTGTGGCACGCGGATCCCGATCTCAAGGGCGTGGACGCGGTCTTCCTGCCAGGCGGGTTCTCCTACGGGGACTACCTGCGGTGCGGGGCGATCTCCAGGTTCGCGCCGCTGATGGAGGAGCTGATCCCCGCCGCCAGGGCCGGGCTCCCCGTCCTCGGCACCTGCAACGGCTTCCAGATCCTCTGTGAGGCCCACCTGCTGCCCGGTGCGCTGATGCGCAACGCCGGGCTGCACTATGTCTGCCGCGACCAGGGCATCCGGGTGGAGAACACCGCCACCCCGTGGACGTCCGACTTCACCGAGGGCCAGGAGATCGTCCTGCCGGTCAAGCACGGCGAGGGCCGCTATGTCGCCGACGAGGCGACCCTGGGCGCGCTGGAGGCGGGTGGCCAGGTCGTCTTCCGCTACACCGGGGGCAACCCCAACGGCTCCCTGAACGACATCGCGGGCATCCGCAACGAGGCCGGGAACATCGTCGGCCTCATGCCGCACCCCGAGCACGCGGTCGAGGACCTCACCGGCGCTCCGAGCACGGACGGTCGCGGATTCTTCTCCTCCATCCTGAAGAAGCTGGTGAACCTGTGA
- the purL gene encoding phosphoribosylformylglycinamidine synthase subunit PurL, whose amino-acid sequence MSERPGGVPANLDTVKRAEDTPDERQPYVELGMKVEEYDRVREILGRRPTGSELAIYSVMWSEHCSYKSSKVHLRQFGTKAPASEALLVGMGENAGVVDIGDGWAATFKIESHNHPSYVEPHQGAATGVGGIVRDIMSMGARPIAVMDALRFGAADAHDTRRVLPGVVEGISHYGNCLGLPNIGGEVVFDPCYIGNPLVNALCVGLLRKDQIKLATAPGPGNKVVLFGALTGPDGIGGASVLASATFEDESQAKRPSVQVGDPFMEKLLIECCLELYQADVVVGIQDLGAAGVSCATTELAAKGTGGMDVRLEEVPLRDPSLRPEEILMSESQERMMAVVTPDDIDAFMAICAKWDIPATVIGEVTDSGRLVMTWYGETIVDIPPGTAADDGPVYERPFHEPAGQAALNADDPSRLARPDDLRATLLELLGSPNLASKEWVTSQYDRYVRGNTVLAQPADAGVLRISEVMPGAEETTRGIALSTDGNGRYARLDPYAGAQLALAEAYRNVAVTGSRPLAVTNCLNFGSPEDPEVMWQFAEATRGLADACKTLGVPVTGGNVSFYNQTGSTPIHPTPVVGVLGVIDDVAGRVRSGFTGPDEKIVLLGATEEEFGGSEWAHVAHGHLGGLPPQVNLEAERALGTVLTEAASRGLLTGSHDLSDGGLGIALAEACLARGIGCTVSLTGDDAFVDLFSESPARALVTVAPESFEAFAELCAAHEVPCYGLGTTGGTALAVEDVLDIPVAELRETHTATLPGIFG is encoded by the coding sequence GTGAGCGAGCGACCCGGCGGAGTCCCCGCCAACCTGGACACCGTCAAACGGGCCGAGGACACTCCCGACGAGCGCCAGCCGTACGTCGAGCTGGGCATGAAAGTCGAGGAGTACGACCGGGTCCGCGAGATTCTCGGCCGCCGGCCCACCGGCTCCGAGCTGGCCATCTACAGCGTCATGTGGAGCGAGCACTGCTCCTACAAGTCCTCCAAGGTGCACCTGCGCCAGTTCGGCACCAAGGCTCCCGCCTCCGAGGCCCTGCTCGTCGGCATGGGCGAGAACGCCGGCGTCGTCGACATCGGCGACGGCTGGGCGGCCACCTTCAAGATCGAGTCGCACAACCACCCGTCCTACGTCGAGCCGCACCAGGGCGCGGCGACCGGCGTCGGCGGCATCGTCCGCGACATCATGTCGATGGGCGCCCGGCCGATCGCGGTGATGGACGCGCTGCGGTTCGGCGCGGCCGACGCCCACGACACCCGGCGGGTGCTGCCCGGCGTGGTCGAGGGCATCAGCCACTACGGCAACTGCCTGGGCCTGCCCAACATCGGCGGCGAGGTCGTCTTCGACCCCTGCTACATCGGCAACCCGCTGGTCAACGCGCTCTGCGTGGGCCTGCTCCGCAAGGACCAGATCAAGCTGGCGACCGCCCCGGGACCGGGCAACAAGGTCGTCCTGTTCGGCGCGCTGACCGGCCCCGACGGCATCGGCGGCGCGTCCGTCCTGGCCTCGGCCACGTTCGAGGACGAGTCGCAGGCCAAGCGCCCGAGCGTCCAGGTGGGCGACCCGTTCATGGAGAAGCTGCTGATCGAGTGCTGCCTGGAGCTGTACCAGGCGGACGTCGTCGTCGGCATCCAGGACCTCGGCGCGGCCGGCGTCTCCTGCGCCACCACCGAGCTCGCGGCCAAGGGCACCGGCGGCATGGACGTCAGGCTGGAGGAGGTCCCGCTGCGCGACCCGTCGCTGCGGCCCGAAGAGATCCTGATGAGCGAGTCGCAGGAACGCATGATGGCCGTCGTCACACCCGACGACATCGATGCCTTCATGGCGATCTGCGCCAAGTGGGACATCCCGGCGACCGTGATCGGCGAGGTCACCGACTCCGGCCGCCTGGTGATGACCTGGTACGGCGAGACCATCGTGGACATCCCGCCGGGCACCGCGGCCGACGACGGCCCGGTCTACGAGCGGCCCTTCCACGAGCCGGCCGGTCAGGCCGCGCTCAACGCCGACGACCCCTCGCGGCTGGCCCGCCCCGACGACCTGAGGGCGACGCTGCTGGAGCTCCTCGGCTCGCCGAACCTGGCGTCCAAGGAGTGGGTGACCTCTCAGTACGACCGCTACGTCCGGGGTAACACCGTGCTGGCCCAGCCCGCCGACGCCGGCGTGCTGCGCATCAGCGAGGTCATGCCGGGCGCGGAGGAGACGACCCGGGGCATCGCGCTGTCGACGGACGGCAACGGCCGCTACGCCCGGCTCGACCCGTACGCCGGCGCGCAACTCGCCCTGGCCGAGGCCTACCGCAACGTGGCGGTGACCGGTTCCCGGCCGCTCGCGGTGACCAACTGCCTCAACTTCGGCTCTCCCGAGGACCCCGAGGTCATGTGGCAGTTCGCCGAGGCCACGCGCGGCCTGGCCGACGCCTGCAAGACCCTGGGCGTGCCGGTCACCGGCGGCAACGTCTCCTTCTACAACCAGACGGGATCCACCCCGATCCACCCGACTCCGGTCGTGGGCGTGCTGGGCGTGATCGACGACGTGGCCGGACGGGTCCGAAGCGGCTTCACCGGACCGGACGAGAAGATCGTCCTGCTCGGTGCGACGGAGGAGGAGTTCGGCGGCTCCGAATGGGCCCACGTGGCCCACGGCCACCTCGGCGGCCTGCCGCCCCAGGTCAACCTGGAGGCCGAGCGCGCCCTGGGGACCGTCCTGACCGAGGCGGCCTCCCGGGGCCTGCTGACCGGCTCCCACGACCTGTCCGACGGCGGCCTGGGGATCGCCCTGGCCGAGGCCTGCCTCGCCCGGGGCATCGGCTGCACGGTCTCCCTGACGGGTGACGACGCGTTCGTCGACCTGTTCAGCGAGTCGCCGGCCCGTGCGCTGGTGACCGTGGCACCGGAGTCCTTCGAGGCCTTCGCCGAGCTCTGCGCCGCCCACGAGGTCCCCTGCTACGGCCTGGGCACTACCGGTGGCACCGCGCTGGCCGTCGAGGACGTCCTGGACATCCCGGTCGCCGAGCTCAGGGAGACCCACACCGCAACCCTGCCGGGCATCTTCGGCTGA